Proteins from a genomic interval of Medicago truncatula cultivar Jemalong A17 chromosome 3, MtrunA17r5.0-ANR, whole genome shotgun sequence:
- the LOC120579456 gene encoding histone acetyltransferase HAC12: MFAKGFHHGGSTWRDIPRNSSSVFSNIPPKRCFDELSNQIGFSSDWRYHPEMVYNRNWIRRKIFEIIQNEQLGPALEILLLTNAASKEEYMNLETLNQRVQALLGVPKSYNTGYYGVQEAGISHPSIAHNLPCFPGDGSSIPPVADMDVLSNLPVSYGGFNLDANTRSTSNYFSQQHSNNLEMDLTKYKDCFPTTMGRSLQSEDSSFMFSQSASVNTSEDTMQYQPQKLDFQKNSTVRHVVNDVPSDNTEYILRPAKIPKMMDSGFGVSSTNHPSFDQWNNGMVQPYSFQPHPEVQQHSEFPLSSLHYESNVEQITNPIFHFAGVKGINNNVMVDTFGQPGLESYDVMDSNNLKNIVTGIKSRMQYLDMDPIPTNGEDIQGRTEFDHGIRLNSSMPTLTKEPIPTAFWTNAKKKADEVTFDQEKLTKSSVTTVSGKTNYVIYDLTSEPKMIPSKGLEAGRISYEPDSLIYGMIDCRKSVEVDRVPELITIDGDDDEEDIQGRIGFNHEGTDAKEKVSEPKVDQEKKDLESHVVIDSCKSMEIDIGSNSNIPALISKVAIPIDVDDKQNKIGFNQEGTDAKEKVSEPTPDQEKQTKLSNTIVDAVSLIDLFTRDQITEHINSLRKESVLITSEEEAGTEANTCQLCERKKLYFAPVPIVCSCCGIRVKRIYFCRKEELDVQGCICSMCYKTSKGGKITFNGTSISKKNLEKRTNDEVLEEPWVECNKCKRWQHQICALYNNRRDLDCRAEYICPICRSKEIENGKHAHLLKAANFGAKDLPRTVLSDHLEKRLIECLIQERAKWENVEGNENLDKVIAAKGLSIREVLSVDKQLKVNKQFLDIIPEENYPAEFSYRSRVILLFQQIEGADICIFGMYVQEFGSECGNPNQRCVYISYLDSVKYFMPERRTKSGEALRTFVYHEILIGYLDFCKKRGFLTCYIWACAPSRKGDDYILYCHPKEQKTPKNDKLRRWYLSMLKKATEENIVVGLTNVYDHFFVAAEKGDSKVTASRLPYFDGDCWSGNAMEAAKTIEKECGGDYEKMLKEQVPNRALKTMGHANPSKDTAKDILVMRKVGQNIWPTRESFLIAHLQYACIHCREVIVSGKRWFCTECKEIQECERCHSSDAHPSKNGDLHTLCQAVVDDIPSNTKHNDIVLESRLFENRDNFLSFCQKSQFQFDTLRRAKYSSMMVLYHLHNPTLMTVVKCCSICSARNVFQKSWKCEICPECTICSACYKDRGADCHEHKLTQNEHKLTQNELKLTQNYSRPIYQSGNQESNEKMMVKLLNVLKHASQCRADNAEPCSHPNCSQIKKLFSHASRCEIRVNRGCQQCKKIWFILAAHSRNCKDSECSIPRCRDLKKHLESKAMHSESWRGTAVFESDKAVVDQ, translated from the exons ATGTTTGCCAAGGGTTTTCATCATGGTGGGAGTACTTGGAGAGATATACCAAGAAATTCTTCATCAGTTTTCTCGAACATTCCGCCAAagagatgttttgatgaattaagCAATCAAATAGGATTCTCCTCAGACTGGCGGTATCATCCTGAAATGGTATACAACCGTAATTGgataagaagaaaaat TTTTGAAATCATTCAGAATGAGCAACTTGGGCCTGCGCTGGAAATATTGCTACTTACCAATGCTGCTTCAAAG GAGGAATATATGAACCTGGAGACATTGAATCAGCGTGTGCAAGCTCTACTGGGTGTTCCTAAGTCCTATAATACTGGTTACTATGGTGTGCAAGAAGCGGGAATATCTCATCCTTCTATTGCTCATAACCTGCCTTGTTTTCCTGGTGATGGTTCATCTATCCCTCCAGTTGCTGATATGGATGTGCTTTCTAACTTACCTGTTTCTTATGGTGGATTCAATCTGGATGCCAACACCAGATCAACTAGCAACTATTTTTCTCAGCAACACTCAAATAATT TGGAGATGGATCTGACAAAATACAAAGATTGTTTTCCTACTACAATGGGAAGATCCCTCCAATCTGAAGATTCAAGTTTTATGTTCTCTCAATCTGCCTCAGTGAATACTTCGGAAGATACAATGCAATATCAACCACAGAAGTTGGATTTTCAGAAGAATTCCACTGTAAGACATGTTGTTAATGATGTCCCTTCTGATAATACTGAATACATACTACGACCTGCCAAAATACCGAAAATGATGGATTCAGGTTTTGGTGTATCTTCGACTAACCATCCAAGTTTTGATCAATGGAATAATGGGATGGTTCAACCTTATTCTTTTCAACCACATCCAGAAGTGCAGCAACATTCAGAATTTCCCCTCTCTTCTCTCCATTATGAGAGTAATGTGGAACAAATTACaaatccaatttttcattttgcgGGAGTTAAGGGGATAAACAACAATGTAATGGTTGATACATTTGGACAGCCCGGGCTTGAAAGCTATGATGTGATGGATAGCAACAACTTAAAGAATATTGTCACGGGTATAAAGTCCAGGATGCAATATCTCGACATGGATCCTATTCCTACTAATGGAGAGGATATACAAGGCAGAACTGAATTTGACCACGGCATCAGATTAAATTCCAGTATGCCTACTCTCACCAAGGAGCCTATTCCTACTGCATTCTGGACAAATGCCAAAAAGAAAGCCGATGAGGTAACATTTGATCAAGAGAAGCTAACAAAGTCCTCAGTTACAACTGTTAGTGGGAAAACGAACTACGTGATTTATGATTTGACTTCTGAGCCTAAAATGATTCCCTCGAAAGGCTTAGAAGCTGGTCGAATATCATATGAGCCAGATTCCCTAATCTATGGCATGATAGACTGCCGAAAATCAGTGGAAGTCGACCGTGTCCCAGAACTTATTACaattgatggtgatgatgatgaagaggacATACAAGGAAGAATTGGATTCAACCACGAGGGGACAGACGCTAAAGAGAAAGTGAGTGAACCAAAAGTTGATCAAGAGAAGAAAGATCTTGAAAGCCATGTCGTGATAGACAGTTGCAAATCAATGGAAATTGACATTGGGTCGAATTCGAATATACCTGCTCTCATAAGCAAGGTTGCTATTCCTATTGATGTAGatgacaaacaaaataaaattggattcaACCAAGAGGGGACAGATGCTAAAGAGAAAGTCAGTGAACCAACACCTGATCAAGAGAAGCAAACAAAATTGTCAAACACAATTGTTGATGCTGTTTCCTTGATTGATTTGTTCACACGTGATCAAATTACAGAACATATTAATAGTCTCAGAAAGGAATCTGTTCTG ATTACTTCTGAGGAGGAAGCAGGGACTGAAGCAAACACATGCCAATTATGTGAAAGGAAAAAGCTTTACTTTGCACCAGTACCAATTGTTTGTTCATGTTGTGGCATACGCGTCAAGAGAATATATTTCTGTAGAAAAGAAGAATTGGATGTACAGGGTTGCATTTGCTCCATGTGTTACAAGACTTCTAAAGGTGGGAAAATCACATTCAATGGGACATCTATTTCTAAGAAAAATCTCGAAAAAAGGACTAACGATGAAGTACTTGAAGAACCG TGGGTTGAATGCAATAAATGCAAAAGATGGCAACATCAAATATGTGCACTCTACAACAACAGAAGAGATTTGGATTGCAGAGCTGAGTATATATGTCCTATATGCCGctcaaaagaaattgaaaatggaAAGCATGCTCACTTACTGAAGGCTGCTAATTTTGGTGCTAAGGACTTGCCAAGAACCGTGCTAAGTGACCACTTAGAAAAAAGACTTATTGAGTGTCTCATCCAAGAGAGAGCAAAGTGGGAAAATGTTGAAGGGAACGAGAATCTTGATAAG GTTATAGCTGCAAAAGGTCTTTCTATTAGAGAAGTGTTATCCGTCGacaaacaattgaaagtgaataAGCAGTTTCTGGATATCATTCCAGAGGAGAATTACCCTGCTGAATTCTCTTATAGATCAAGA GTTATTCTTCTGTTTCAGCAGATTGAAGGAGCAGATATATGCATTTTTGGAATGTATGTCCAGGAGTTTGGCTCTGAATGCGGAAATCCGAATCAGCGTTGTGTATACATTTCATATCTTGATTCTGTCAAGTATTTTATGCCTGAAAGAAGGACAAAGAGTGGAGAAGCCCTTCGTACCTTCGTTTACCATGAGATATtg ATTGGATACcttgatttttgtaaaaaaagggGTTTCCTGACTTGCTACATATGGGCCTGTGCTCCTTCAAGAAAAGGGGATGATTATATACTATATTGCCACCCCAAAGAGCAAAAGACTCCGAAGAATGATAAGCTACGCCGGTG GTATCTTTCAATGTTAAAAAAGGCTACTGAAGAAAATATCGTTGTTGGTTTAACCAACGTATATGATCATTTTTTTGTTGCTGCTGAGAAAGGGGACTCCAAGGTGACAGCTTCTCGTTTGCCATACTTTGATGGAGACTGCTGGTCTGGTAATGCTATGGAAGCAGCCAAGACCATTGAAAAAGAGTGTGGAGGAGACTATGAAAAGATGTTGAAGGAACAAGTGCCAAATAGAGCTTTAAAGACCATGGGACATGCCAATCCTTCCAAAGACACTGCCAAAGACATTTTAGTGATGCGAAAA GTTGGCCAAAATATATGGCCTACCAGGGAAAGCTTCCTTATAGCTCACTTGCAATATGCATGCATACACTGCCGTGAAGTGATAGTGTCTGGGAAGCGATGGTTTTGCACTGAATGCAAGGAAATTCAGGAGTGCGAAAG ATGCCATAGTTCTGATGCACACCCTTCAAAGAATGGTGACTTGCATACACTTTGTCAG GCCGTTGTTGATGATATCCCCTCCAACACTAAACATAATGATATTGTCCTTGAGAGTAGATTATTTGAAAATAGGGATAACTTTTTGAGCTTCTGCCAGAAGTCTCAGTTTCAGTTTGACACACTCCGTCGTGCCAAGTATTCCTCGATGATGGTCCTTTACCATCTACACAATCCTACTCTGATGACTGTTGTAAAATGTTGTAGCATCTGTAGTGCACGCAATGTATTCCAAAAGAGCTGGAAATGTGAGATTTGTCCAGAGTGTACCATTTGCTCTGCATGCTATAAGGATAGAGGTGCTGACTGCCATGAACACAAGTTGACTCAAAATGAACACAAGCTCACTCAAAATGAACTCAAGTTGACTCAAAATTATTCAAGACCAATATATCAATCTGGGAATCAGGAGTCAAATGAGAAAATG ATGGTGAAACTGCTGAACGTTTTAAAGCATGCATCTCAATGCCGTGCAGATAATGCTGAACCTTGCTCTCATCCAAACTGTTCTCAAATCAAGAAGCTGTTCTCTCATGCCAGTAGGTGCGAAATTCGAGTGAATCGGGGCTGCCAGCAGTGTAAAAAGATATGGTTTATACTTGCTGCTCACTCTAGGAATTGCAAAGACTCGGAGTGTAGCATTCCACGGTGCAG GGATCTAAAGAAGCATCTAGAATCGAAAGCAATGCATTCCGAATCTTGGCGTGGAACTGCAGTTTTTGAAAGTGACAAAGCAGTCGTTGATCAATGA
- the LOC11432295 gene encoding serpin-ZX, with product MFKPKRNDSVRDKSSSNKTEDDSLVTAMTFIRESSTKQTNVSLLVAKHLFSKLEQSNKNIVFSPLSLQVVEVIKEVNLWAEKETNGLIRELLSQDSVNKLTRLIFANALSVKVPFMTSENRQFISVFDGFKVLRLPYKQGEDKRQFSMYIFLPRARDGLPTLIEKVASEPELLHHNLPFTKVEVGDFRIPKFKFSFELDTSQMLKELEVILPFSCGGLTNIVDSQHASQNLYVSKIFHKSLIEVNEGGTEAAAVTVWARRATAACKPLVPITRINFVADHLSCF from the exons ATGTTCAAACCGAAAAGAAACGATTCTGTTCGTGATAAATCAAGCAGCAACAAAACTGAGGATGATTCTCTCGTAACAGCAATGACTTTCATCCGTGAATCAAGCACCAAACAAACAAATGTTTCCTTACTTGTTGCCAAACATCTGTTCTCCAAGTTGGAACAATCCAACAAGAACATCGTGTTTTCTCCACTCTCGCTCCAA GTTGTTGAAGtgattaaagaagtgaatttaTGGGCTGAAAAAGAGACAAATGGCCTTATTAGAGAACTTCTTTCTCAAGATTCAGTCAATAAATTAACCAGACTCATCTTTGCAAACGCACT CTCAGTCAAGGTTCCCTTCATGACCAGCGAGAATAGACAATTTATCAGTGTTTTCGATGGTTTCAAAGTACTCCGTCTTCCTTATAAGCAAGGAGAAGATAAGCGTCAATTCTCTATGTACATTTTTCTTCCAAGAGCAAGAGATGGTTTGCCAACTTTAATCGAGAAGGTAGCTTCTGAACCTGAGTTACTACACCACAACCTTCCTTTCACAAAAGTTGAAGTAGGTGATTTCAGAAttccaaaattcaaattttcatttgagCTTGACACTTCTCAAATGTTGAAAGAGTTAGAAGTGATTTTACCTTTCTCTTGTGGGGGTTTGACAAATATTGTGGACTCTCAACACGCAAGTCAAAACCTTTACGTTTCCAAAATATTTCACAAGTCTCTCATTGAAGTAAATGAGGGAGGCACCGAAGCTGCTGCAGTCACGGTCTGGGCTAGGAGAGCAACAGCCGCGTGTAAGCCACTTGTTCCAATTACCCGAATAAACTTTGTAGCAGACCACCTTTCTTGTTTCTAA
- the LOC112419987 gene encoding putative F-box protein At3g16210: protein MALTKKEVSNHIPRDISFLILSKLPVKSLKRFTCVCKFWANFFEKPQFMSMYLSKYDDHHNSRLLLKQTPSFFDYDDHDYLFLLLGETFENSVKLDWPPPIDVDREGILIAGSIVNGILCLCQGNGRGDTTWIAQKVVLWNPSTEEFKVIPNGSFEHAILKAFPPGTVFEDLPVINTIVNIHGFGYDPVSDDYKLIRCFCFFDNPEKRDPNDEILWQIYDLRSNCWRDLQVEMPSHLWTDMWQETGYAVYLQGMCHWWGYEDYFGDEVLVSFNLSNEVFITTPFNHNYGRFAKHMVVLKESIAMIEYQDSSCLYISILGEFGVADSWTRLLKIGPLPGVLEPIGVGKNGDIFYINYDEEVARFDLNAEVIEDMGVNGRHRCSQMVIYNESLLPIGGMRG from the coding sequence ATGGCACTCACTAAAAAAGAGGTTAGCAATCATATACCTCGTgatatttcttttcttattctATCCAAATTGCCTGTGAAATCTCTCAAGCGATTTACATGTGTGTGTAAATTTTGggctaatttttttgaaaaacctCAATTCATGAGCATGTACCTGTCTAAATATGATGATCATCATAATTCAAGACTCCTCCTTAAGCAGACTCCTTCTTTCTTCGACTATGATgatcatgattatttatttttgcttctTGGTGAGACGTTTGAGAATAGTGTCAAGTTAGATTGGCCACCTCCAATTGATGTGGATCGCGAAGGTATTTTAATTGCTGGTTCTATTGTTAATGGCATACTTTGTCTCTGTCAAGGCAATGGAAGAGGTGACACCACTTGGATTGCACAAAAAGTTGTATTGTGGAACCCATCTACAGAGGAATTCAAAGTCATTCCTAATGGTTCTTTTGAACATGCAATTCTGAAAGCCTTTCCTCCTGGCACTGTTTTTGAGGATCTTCCTGTTATTAATACTATTGTTAACATTCATGGTTTTGGTTATGACCCAGTGTCCGATGACTACAAGCTGATtcgatgtttttgttttttcgaCAATCCCGAGAAGCGTGATCCAAATGATGAGATCTTATGGCAGATATATGACCTAAGAAGCAACTGTTGGAGGGATCTTCAAGTAGAAATGCCAAGTCATCTTTGGACTGACATGTGGCAAGAGACTGGTTATGCGGTGTACTTGCAAGGGATGTGCCACTGGTGGGGCTATGAAGATTATTTTGGGGATGAGGTGTTGGTATCATTTAACCTGAGTAATGAGGTCTTCATTACAACACCCTTCAACCATAATTATGGTAGATTTGCTAAACACATGGTGGTGTTGAAAGAGTCCATTGCTATGATCGAGTAtcaagattcttcttgtctttaCATATCAATTTTGGGTGAATTTGGTGTGGCGGATTCATGGACGAGACTTTTGAAAATTGGACCCCTACCCGGTGTGTTGGAACCTATTGGAGTTGGAAAGAATGGCGATATATTCTACATAAATTATGATGAAGAAGTTGCAAGGTTTGATTTAAATGCTGAAGTGATTGAAGATATGGGGGTTAATGGAAGGCATAGATGTAGTCAAATGGTTATTTATAATGAAAGTCTTCTTCCAATTGGAGGAATGCGTGGTTGA
- the LOC11435180 gene encoding serpin-ZX yields MVSLTGSNCVSLRSATFAAVGNCKITQIRHYSPLLNHLRPVLGSFVFFFSCKNEVLSQNNRHCQSCSLLLRARLPPPIRIRPRQQPKQRFPHHRQTSFLQRISSRQEYGVISTFTTSCAKHHRYWLRGPHTTTTSQLPPIQIHLSTQLLRLYPRLRHSKRRCSRFKRIVSNDFKNKAVEVNNEVNLWAERETNGLIKELLPLGSVDYFTQLIFANALYFKGEWNDNFDASETNVYDFHLLNGNSVKVDFMTSDEKKQFIRDFDDFKVLGLPYKQGEDKRQFTMYFFLPNAKDGLPTLLEKLASESELLQHKLPLDKVEVGDFRIPRFNISFELETSDMLKELGVVLPFTNGGLTKMVNSAVSQNLYVSKIFHKSFIEVNEEGTKAAAATAGLLCGSSLSLPTDINFVADHPFLFIIREDLTGTIVFVGQVLNPLAR; encoded by the exons ATGGTTTCTCTTACTGGATCCAATTGTGTTTCTCTCCGTTCCGCCACTTTTGCCGCTGTCGGTAATTGTAAAATCACTCAGATCCGCCATTACTCTCCGCTTCTCAATCATCTCCGTCCC GTCTTGGGTAGTTTcgtcttctttttttcttgcaAGAATGAGGTTCTCTCGCAAAACAATCGCCATTGCCAAAGTTGTTCTCTGCTTCTTCGTGCTCGACTTCCTCCTCCGATCAGAATCCGCCCTCGCCAACAACCAAAACAACGTTTCCCTCACCATCGCCAAACATCTTTTCTCCAAAGAATCTCATCAAGACAAGAATATGGTGTTATCTCCACTTTCACTACAAGTTGTGCTAAGCATCATCGCTACTGGCTCCGAGGGCCccacacaacaacaacttctCAACTTCCTCCAATCCAAATCCACCTATCAACTCAACTCCTTCGCCTCTACCCTCGTCTCCGTCATTCTAAAAGACGCTGCTCCCGCTTCAAACGAATTGTGTCTAATGATTTCAAGAACAAG GCTGTTGAAGTGAACAATGAAGTGAATTTATGGGCTGAAAGAGAGACAAATGGTCTTATTAAAGAACTTCTTCCTTTAGGGTCGGTCGACTACTTTACTCAGCTAATATTTGCTAATGCACTATACTTTAAAGGAGAGTGGAATGATAATTTTGATGCTTCGGAAACGAATGTCTATGATTTTCACCTTTTGAATGGAAACTCAGTTAAGGTTGACTTCATGACTAGTGATGAGaagaagcagtttattagagATTTCGATGATTTTAAAGTTCTTGGCCTTCCTTATAAGCAAGGCGAAGACAAGCGTCAATTTACGATGtacttttttcttccaaatgcAAAAGATGGGCTGCCAACTTTGCTTGAGAAGCTTGCTTCCGAATCTGAGTTACTGCAACACAAGCTTCCTCTTGACAAAGTGGAAGTAGGTGACTTTAGGATTCCAAGGTTCAATATTTCATTTGAACTTGAAACTTCTGATATGTTAAAGGAGCTTGGCGTGGTTTTGCCTTTCACTAATGGAGGTTTGACTAAAATGGTGAACTCTGCTGTGAGTCAAAACCTTTATGTTTCCAAAATATTCCACAAGTCTTTCATTGAAGTAAATGAAGAAGGCACCAAAGCTGCTGCGGCCACCGCAGGTTTACTATGTGGAAGCTCCTTGAGTCTTCCAACAGACATAAACTTTGTAGCTGACCACCCATTCTTATTTATTATCAGAGAAGATTTGACCGGAACTATCGTCTTTGTTGGGCAGGTGCTCAATCCTCTTGCTAGATGA